GCTATAGCTGTTTGGGTatggaggtagttgtttgggtataagggtagttgtttgggtatagagctatagttgtttgagtatagagctatagttgtttgggtatagagctatagttgtttgggtatagaggtagttgtttgggtatagagctatagttgtttgggtatagagctatagttgtttgggtatagaggtagttgtttgggtatagagctatagttgtttgggtatagagctatagttgtttggtatggaggtagttgtttgggtatagagctatagttgtttgggtatagacatagttgtttgggtatagagctaTAGCTGTTTGTgtatagagctatagttgtttgggtatagagctatagttgtttgggtatagagctatagttgttagtgtatagagctatagttgtttgggtatagagctatagttgtttgggtatGGATGTAGTTGTTTGTgtatagagctatagttgtttgggtatagagctatagttgtttgggtatagagctatagttgtttgggtatagagctatagttgtttgggtagggaggtagttgtttgggtatagagctatagttgtttgtgtacagagctatagttgtttgggtatagagctatagttgtttgggtatagagctatagttgtttgggtatgtaggtagttgtttgggtatagagctatagttgtttTGGTatggaggtagttgtttgggtatagagctatagttgtttgggtatagagctatagttgtttgggtatagagctatagttgtttgggtatagagctatagttgtttgggtatagaggTAGTTGTTTGTGTATAAAGCTATggttgtttgggtatagagctatagttgtttgggtatggagctatagttgtttgggtatagagatagttgtttgggtatagagctatagttgtttgggtatagagctatagttgtttgggtatagagctatagttgtttgggtatagagctatagttgtttgggtatagagctatagttgtttgggtatagaggtagttgtttgggtatagagctatagttgtttgggtatagagttatagttgtttgggtatagagctatagttgtttgggtatagagctatagttgtttgggtatagagctatagttgtttgggtatagaggtagttgtttgggtatagagctatagttgtttgggtatagagttatagttgtttgggtatagagctatagttgtttgTGTATAGAGCTATAGCTGTTTGGGTatggaggtagttgtttgggtatagGGCTATAGTTGTTTGAgtatagagctatagttgtttgggtatagagctatagttgtttgggtatagaggtagttgtttgggtatagagctatagttATTTTTGTATAGAGCTTTAGTTGTTTGGATATAGAGGTAGTTATTCGGGTATAGAGCTATATTTGTTTTGGTATAGAGCTTTCGTTGTTTGGGtatagaggtagttgtttgggtatagagctatagttgtttgggtatagagctatagttgtttgggtatagaggtagttgtttgggtatagagctatagttgtttgggtatagagctatagttgtttgggtatagaggTAGTTGTTTGTGTATAAAGCTATggttgtttgggtatagagctatagttTTTTGGGTATGgagctatagttgtttgggtatagagctgtagttgtttgggtatagagctatagttgtttgggtatagagttatagttgtttgggtatagagctatagttgtttgggtatagagctatagttgtttgggtatagagctatagttgtttgggtatagaggtagttgtttgggtatagagttatagttgtttgggtatagagctatagttgtttgTGTATAGAGCTATAGCTGTTTGGGtatagaggtagttgtttgggtataggggtagttgtttgggtatagagctatagttgtttgagtatagagctatagttgtttgggtatagagctatagttgtttgggtatagaggtagttgtttgggtatagagctatagttgtttgggtatagagctatagttgtttgggtatagaggtagttgtttgggtatagagctatagttgtttgggtatagagctatagttgtttgggtatagaggTAGTTGTTTGTGTATAAAGCTATggttgtttgggtatagagctatagttgtttgggtatggagctatagttgtttgggtatagaggtagttgtttgggtatagagctatagttgtttgggtatagagctatagttgtttgggtatagagctatagttgtttgggtatagagctatagttgtttgggtatagaggtagttgtttgggtatagagctatagttgtttgggtatagagttatagttgtttgggtatagagctatagttgtttgggtatagagctatagttgtttgggtatagagctatagttgtttgggtatagaggtagttgtttgggtatagagctatagttgtttgTGTATAGAGCTATAGCTGTTTGGGTatggaggtagttgtttgggtatagGGCTATAGTTGTTTGAgtatagagctatagttgtttgggtatagagctatagttgtttgggtatagaggtagttgtttgggtatagagctatagttgtttgggtatagagctatagttgtttgggtatagaggtagttgtttgggtatagagctatagttgtttgggtatagagctatagttgtttgggtatagaggtagttgtttgggtacagagctatagttgtttgggtatagagctatagttgtttgggtatagaggtagttgtttgggtatagagctatagttgtttgggtatagagctatagttgtttgggtatagaggTAGTTGTTTGTGTATAAAGCTATggttgtttgggtatagagctatagttTTTTGGGTATGgagctatagttgtttgggtatagaggtagttgtttgggtatagagctatagttgtttgggtatagagttatagttgtttgggtatagagttatagttgtttgggtatagagctatagttgtttgggtatagagctatagttgtttgggtatagaggtagttgtttgggtatagagctatagttgtttgggtatagagttatagttgtttgggtatagagctatagttgtttgTGTATACAGCTATAGCTGTTTGGGTatggaggtagttgtttgggtataggggtagttgtttgggtatagagctatagttgtttgagtatagagctatagttgtttgggtatagagctatagttgtttgggtatagaggtagttgtttgggtatagagctatagttgtttgggtatagagctatagttgtttgggtatagaggtagttgtttgggtatagagctatagttgtttgggtatagagctatagttgtttgggtatagaggTAGTTGTTTGTGTATAAAGCTATggttgtttgggtatagagctatagttgtttgggtatggagctatagttgtttgggtatagaggtagttgtttgggtatagagctatagttgtttgggtataaagctatagttgtttgggtatagagctatagttgtttgggtatagagctatagttgtttgggtatagaggtagttgtttgggtatagagctatagttgtttCGGTATAGAGTtatagttgtttgggtatagagctatagttgtttgggtatagagctatagttgtttgggtatagagctatagttgtttgggtatagaggtagttgtttgtgtatagagctatagttgtttgggtatagagttatagttgtttgggtatagagctatagttgtttgggtatagaggtagttgtttgggtatagagctatagttgtttgggtatagaggtagttgtttgggtatagagctatagttgtttgggtatagagctatagttgtttgggtttagagctatagttgtttgggtatagagctatagttgtttgggtatagagctatagttgtttgggtatagaggtagttgtttgggtatagagctatagttgtttgggtatagagttatagttgtttgggtatagaggtagttgtttgtgtatagagctatagttgtttgggtatagagctatagttgtttgggtatagaggtagttgtttgggtatagagctatagttgtttgggtatagagctatagttgtttgggtatagagctatagttgtttgggtataAAGCTGTAAAGAGACTTTTAACCAGCTGCATATTTAGAACAGGAGTAGATTCATTGCGTAGAgcagcgtgtctgtgtgtgtttgtgcttagGAGCAGAGCAGTGTGATGGCTGGATTCCTCCTGACCTGCTCTATAATTAATAACACGTTTATGTATAATGTATAACACCTGCGGCCTGGTGAGAATCTAAAATCGAAATCTCAGCAGATTCAGCCATGTCCTGTGACAGGGGTGTCTGATGTAGTTTCCCCCGTCCCTGTCCCTTGTCCCCAAGCACAACAACCCAAATGCCCAGTCAACAACACCACCTACCATATCTTCCTCTGTCTTCTCTTCACCTAATGCTAACAGCCACCTCTCACCAATTTCTCTCCCCTGtgtgtttatttgtatgtatttatcttcttcttcttctatgcaTTTCTCTTCTTCTTTTATGCATTTATCTTCTTTTATGCATTTATCTTCTTCATTGTATTGATCTTCTGTGTTTATCTTCTATGTATTTATCTTCTCCTATGTATTTATCATATTCTACGTATTTATCTTCTTCTATGTATTTATCTTCTTCTTCTATGTATTTATCTTCTTCTTCTATGTATTTATCTTCTTCTATGAATTTATCTGTGTGGTATCTCTgactcctcccctctatctctctctccacccatggTGTCCTGTCTCTCAATGCCAATAGGAACTATGAGGTCTCCTTCTAATATGTATCTATCTGTGTATGTGTGCTGGTTCTGACTCCGTTCTGTCTTCTCTTCACCTCAGTGCGGATGGGAACTATGAGGTGTCATTCTACTCCAACACGGTGGTCTCCAACAATGGAGAGGTGAACTGGCTGCCCCCCGCCATCTACAAGTCGGCCTGCAAGATCGAGGTCCGCGACTTTCCCTTCGACCAGCAGAACTGCACACTCAAGTTCCGATCCTGGACCTACGACCACACTGAAATCGACCTGATCCTGCTCAGCGATTTCGCCAGCCGTGACGACTTCAAGCCCAGCGGTGAGTGGGACATCGTGTCTCTGCCGGGACGCAAGAACGAAGACCCCTCTGACATCACCTACCTGGACATCACCTATGACTTCATCATCAAGCGCAAGCCACTGTTCTACACCATCAACCTCATCATCCCCTGTGTCCTCATCACCTCTCTGGCCATCCTGGTGTTCTACCTGCCCTCTGACTGTGGAGAGAAGATGACTCTCTGTATATCAGTCCTCCTGGCCCTCACTGTGTTCCTGCTGCTGATCTCCAAGATCGTCCCACCTACGTCTCTAGCTGTCCCTCTCATAGGGAAGTATCTGATGTTTGCCATGGTGCTGGTCACCTTCTCCATCGTCACCAGTGTCTGTGTGCTCAACGTGCACCACCGCACGCCCTCCACACACACCATGCCCCCCTGGGTCAAACGTCTCTTCCTGCACCGCCTCCCCTCCTTCCTGTTCATGCGTCGGCCGAGCAGCTCCAACATCCGGGAGAGGTTCCGCCAGAAGCACCAGCGGCGCTCCTACTCCGACCTGAAGCTGAGAGACGGGGCGGTGGCCCCAGCCGCGGGGGGTATGGGGGTGGCAGGGGGGTCTGGGATAGGCAGGGCCGACACCTTCTATGTGAACGAGGAGTCGGCCAAGCGGTACGGCTGGAAGATCAGCGACCTGTCGGAGAACACAGAGTTCAGGAAGAGGATGACGGTGAAGTGTCACGCAGACGTTGAGGAGGCTGTGGACGGGGTGCGCTACGTCGCCGAGAAGATGAAGAGTGAGGACAACGATgagggggtgagtgtgtgtgtttgtgtgtggtggaaGGATAGCCTTGAGATGATATGAGCAGAAACCGCATACACAACAGATACAAACTGTAAGAAACTGAAAATGTGATGTATGTCTTTTCACTCAGAGCCCTTTCAATAGTTTGGAGCCGACAGTATTGTGCTTCTATTGTCAAAATATTATTAATCGTGTATCGCTCTTTTTGTATCCTGCCACAGGTCATCGAGGACTGGAAGTATGTTGCCATGGTGATTGACCGGCTCTTCCTGTGgatatttgtgtttgtgtgcattaCTGGGACTTTGGGGCTGTTCATGCAGCCCCTCTTCCAGAGCTACAACACACCCACGGCAGACGACCTGGAGCAGAACTGACCCATGACCTTTGACCCAAAACCTGACCCTGACGCCTCCCAACACCCCCATGAGGAACAACCTCCGCGAGTAAAACAGCTACTTACCAACACCTTGAAACAGAACTGTGTTATTTTGACACACTCACGTACTGTACGCACACAGCACACCGGCCGCCACCACACCAACCAATACCCCTCAACCTCCCCTCTTAACATCTTCTATGGAACAGAGCAGCCCCACCAACCCCACAAAAAGGGTCTGttgtttttcattttatttcTGCATTTAGTTTGAAAAGGGGAACCAATCTTTTCTGCCCAGTTCCAGAATAATTTGCTGAGCCCaaagatccacacacacacacccacacacacccacacacgacgAGCCCGACCCTGGCCAGAAGACGACGACAGAGCCGCCAGTCTCTGCTACAGAGAAGGACAGCTCCTCCGTGTGTCCTCGTACCagtgaaggacagacagacacacggacaTAACTCTTGCCTTGAGACGGAGAGGGAGCGACGCATTTCTTTAGaaaggaatggcagcaggcttGTTATTTTGCTGTGAAACGGGAAGCCTCGACTGTCTGCCCTCACGCTACAGTGTGTTGACTGAGTACTACTGTACAGTATTTGGGACTGCTTCTGGCCCCAGGTGGTCAGTCACCTGATGGTCTTTCAATGCATTAACATTAGCTTTTTAGCCTACCGGGTTATGTGTGTAAATTTTACGTTCAAAATGGTTGTTCTTATGTGTTCAAAGAGGGTGGGGACCAACGAGAAGCTAGCTGTTAAGTAAATACAAAATGACCATCTAACTGTTGTCACTCGCCTTTGCTTCTCTTAAAGGTACAGTACGCCGGCGTAAGAAGTGTTCATTCTCACAACGGTTTCCAGGTAACCAGCAGCTGTACAGAATTTTATACACACAAACCCCATAAGCAAACCGGTCAAACTGAACAGCGTTTGGCTCTGCACTAGCAATCTTCCAGGCGGTATAAACATTGCTTAGTATTTTTTTCAGAAATATTTAAACCAAGTCTATGTTCAACTTATTTATTGTCACTGTCATATATGCACTCTGTCACTGCTATAAATGCTAGCCAAGGGAAGGCATACTGTACACATTTCAAGTTAAGAGTTTTGTTCTAAtctcatgtatttatttttatcagtgTAAAGAAGGGGACATGTGTTTTTCTTCCGCTGGCCAGTTATGTGACCTGTTTTGGTTTTGTCTTCCTGGACTGATGTATTCTGGGTAGCGCTCAgaattacaggaagaaacaatgCTTATGTCATGTCAAAGAAGTCAATAAAAGGAAACAACAATGGGATGAGGTTCTGGgatgtggtcctgtgtggctgaggagagtgggtttgattcccaccaATACAAAAACATATGCATGCATGATTACGAGTTTGGCTAAAAGCGTCTTCTAAATGGAGGATATTATTCTGTTTTACATAATACATACTCCTGTTGATACTTTTCTCACCAGGGTTTTTTACACAACTTTGTGAATGAAGATATAGGGTTAGCGTGTTAACATGCATCGGACCCTGCATTGTACCCTCATTATAAGAGCTGACTGATCATACGACAAACCGTATCCTCGAGCTCTTTCTTTTTCCCGAAATGAACCTCACAGATTGTTCAGTACGCTTTGTTTCCGGATAATGATGACTCACAGAATGAAGCAGATTCTCCTAGCGGTTGGAGTCTTAGTTACCGTCGGACGGAAGGCAAGGCGTTTCTGGAATGCGTAGCTGTGGGCGGTTTGTGTCTCATCTGAATTGTCTGTCGCTCAGGCTAAATGTTAGTCCGCTGATGAAGAGTTCATTAGAAAGTGCTCTGAAGTCAGAACCCTTCATGTTCGGTTAAGATGGCAGAGATGAGACGCTCTGCCTAGCtcatgctgacacacacacacttacgtaCACGTGCGTGCCCACAAAACGAAACTGCACACACACTTGTCTGGAAGTTGCAACATGAGGAGAGGCAGCTGGTATAACATCAGCCTTTATCAATTTGCATCTGTCTATGTTTATCTGTTCTGGAGAGGAAGTCTTAAATCATAACTTATTCAGTGTTTAACATTATAGAGGACATTTGTATGTGGGCCTGTACATGTCTCTGTATGAAGTTTGTCTGGTACCATCAACATAAGACTTTAGGGTTGGGTTATGTGGATAAACAGACTGTTTGAGATCCCCCACTCCTCCCCATATGCATATTGGTATGCTCCATAAATTAAATATAGTGACTTCTACATCAATTTCCATTAACAGGGTGGGTTTGGGGGGGGGcatttgggggagggggggagcaACGGCTACGAGAGGCAGCCTATTGATTACATATTTTTATATATCGTTCTCAAAATATTTTTATCAGTTATTTTGTGCATTAGCTTACAGTAAGTCTGCCATTTTAAACCTGAACCTATTCaaaactatatatacagtatatcagaatTTGATTAATCAATTCAGTTCCTCGTTATCTAGTTATTTAGTGCTAGCAAAAGGatgggttacacacacacacacacacacacacacacacacacacacgcatgcacgcagacacacgcacacacacacactttatggcCTCGAGCCTAGAGATGAGCAGACAGTGTGACGGCTGAGATGAGAGGAGTCATATAGAGTCAGATATGAATGATGAATCTCAGTCATAAAGACTAGACGCCCTTGGCCCACTGCATCTCCAACTAACCTGACTCACTGAACTTCACAGGCCATTTCACTCTGCTCAGAGATCAATAGCCCACATCTCTAGTTtcataaacacacatgcacacactttaTCAGGCACACTCTTATTCTATGGTACAGTATTTATTTGGTTCTGTCCGTTCTATTTGTGCAGACAGAGTTCTCTTATTTTGTAGCCAAAGTGCCCTGTCTTGAACTCTGTAAAGAGTAAGTCAGAGCCACCATGATGAGCCCCCATAACCCCAGTTGCACTCCGCATCCTCTGCTAGACATGGTTGGAGAATTTATATCCGCCATTCTGTCTCTCCAGTCGATATTTATGAAGTACATTACTGCATGTGTAACTGCTGAGTGGCTGGGACCATAGCGCATCACTCTACCTCTGCCTTCTTGCCTCCTCCCATCACAGTCAgacctggggagagagggagagagtgatggacCCATGGCCTCAGACCCAAAGACCTTTTTATTGCTGGTAAGGCTTGTTCTATTAAATCATACAGCGCTCATAAAATATATATAGGGTGCTCTTTGATTTTGTGTGAGATTGAACATCTACTACTGCCAACTAGTGGTCACATCAGTCATGACATGATCAAGGAGGTGAGACTGGAGGACACTAAGaggacacacaacacaccatgacagaaggagggggagagaagggaagagccATGAAGGGACAGGTAAACACAGGCTGGAGGAgatgtggtcctgtgtggctcagttggtagaaaaaGTGAGAGGCAACCCGAAAGAGGAAGCAGAAAGGAGAAAGGAGCGAGGGAAGTGCAGGAGGGTTGTGtgtgagaaaggagagaaaaacgCAGTTTAATTAGCAGTGATGGCTTTAATCAGATAACTCTGGTTTGAGCAGCCAGGGACTTTAATTGGTTGCTGGCGGCAACAGGCAGGCCACACGGCAGCATGACTAAGCTTCAAAAGCATTATAACAGGGGAGTAAACATTGGTCTCTGGTCTGCATGTGAGTGACAGGCTGGCTGGGCTGTGGGGTGGCAGGGGAggcaaggagaggaggaggaggagaaggtggaggagggggagagtggcTAGGGGAGGTTAAGAAGGTTCTGGAGAAAAGCTGTGTGTGATTGAACCAATATCCATACTATCTTACTACACAATACAAAAATATAAAGAGGAAAATTGCACCATTCGAGAGTTAGCAGTGAGTTATGTGAAGGTTGATACGGTGCAGCCTCTCTTTTAGTCTATTCAGAGAGTAATGTTGTGTGAGGGTTGTTGACTGCGACAAACTGTGCCCCCAAACTGTCCCACTGCCCACAAACATGGGAATgcgctgtcctttcagcaccgCGGAGTGACTACCACCGTGTACCTGTCAGACTAACGCCGTCCATTCAGTGGTGCTGATGGTTCCTTATGAACACACGCGCTAGAACATCATCTGTACTTCCTCATTTTGCCATTGTTTGGTCGGTTTGCTTTGTTTGCGATGCGTCCTTGTTGAATGTAACCAACACCATACCTGATTTATGCCTTCTATTTCAATGCGTTCTGTTGATTTATCTGTCATCGCTTGCACTTACTGGTCAGCTGTTTAGTGAACCGATTGCTTTC
The sequence above is drawn from the Salmo salar chromosome ssa05, Ssal_v3.1, whole genome shotgun sequence genome and encodes:
- the LOC106604679 gene encoding neuronal acetylcholine receptor subunit beta-2 codes for the protein MAARVTAAFALLVLTVATALGAEIEERLVTYLLSPERYNKLIRPAVNKSQQVTIHIQVSLAQLISVNEREQIMTTNCWLTQVWNDYRLMWDPEEYEGIKKVRLPSQHIWLPDIVLYNNADGNYEVSFYSNTVVSNNGEVNWLPPAIYKSACKIEVRDFPFDQQNCTLKFRSWTYDHTEIDLILLSDFASRDDFKPSGEWDIVSLPGRKNEDPSDITYLDITYDFIIKRKPLFYTINLIIPCVLITSLAILVFYLPSDCGEKMTLCISVLLALTVFLLLISKIVPPTSLAVPLIGKYLMFAMVLVTFSIVTSVCVLNVHHRTPSTHTMPPWVKRLFLHRLPSFLFMRRPSSSNIRERFRQKHQRRSYSDLKLRDGAVAPAAGGMGVAGGSGIGRADTFYVNEESAKRYGWKISDLSENTEFRKRMTVKCHADVEEAVDGVRYVAEKMKSEDNDEGVIEDWKYVAMVIDRLFLWIFVFVCITGTLGLFMQPLFQSYNTPTADDLEQN